One genomic window of Gossypium hirsutum isolate 1008001.06 chromosome D11, Gossypium_hirsutum_v2.1, whole genome shotgun sequence includes the following:
- the LOC107917660 gene encoding probable carboxylesterase 17 produces the protein MAAISFDPSINVQINQKSHGVLVEEIEGLIRVHKNGHVERPPTIPIVPCIATSGVTAKDIVINKFTGLWTRIYVPNYSNKMPLLIYFHGGGFCVGSAAWSCYHEFLSGLASKAGCIIFSVNYRLAPENRLPAAYDDGIETLMWVKQQALSGSNEHKWWLSRCDLSSLFLAGDSAGANIAYNVATRLGSHGGTSASSGMKPLVVKGSILIQPFFGGESRTATEMHATPQVNSALTLPASDAYWRLSLPFGSNRDHPWCNPLANGTPKLRELRLPPTMVCVSEMDILKDRNMGFCNALGGAGKRVETKIYKGVGHAFQILHNSPSSHIRTQEMISHIKTFINQ, from the coding sequence ATGGCAGCTATTTCCTTTGATCCAAGTATCAATGTTCAGATAAACCAGAAGAGCCATGGTGTTCTAGTTGAAGAGATTGAAGGGCTCATCCGAGTTCACAAAAACGGACACGTCGAGAGACCGCCAACCATCCCTATTGTCCCCTGCATAGCCACCAGTGGTGTTACAGCTAAGGACATCGTCATCAATAAATTCACCGGCTTATGGACTCGTATCTATGTCCCAAACTACTCTAACAAGATGCCTTTGCTTATTTACTTCCATGGTGGCGGATTCTGTGTTGGATCAGCTGCTTGGAGCTGCTACCATGAGTTCTTATCCGGTCTTGCTTCAAAAGCAGGGTGCATTATCTTCTCTGTAAACTACCGGTTAGCTCCTGAAAACAGGCTTCCAGCAGCTTACGACGACGGTATCGAAACCCTTATGTGGGTGAAGCAACAAGCTCTAAGTGGATCTAATGAACACAAATGGTGGTTAAGTCGATGTGATTTGTCTAGTTTGTTCCTAGCAGGTGATAGTGCTGGTGCTAATATAGCTTACAATGTGGCCACCAGATTAGGCTCCCACGGCGGCACATCAGCCAGCTCCGGAATGAAGCCATTGGTTGTCAAGGGCTCGATCTTGATTCAACCCTTTTTCGGAGGCGAGTCAAGGACCGCAACCGAAATGCATGCCACCCCACAAGTTAACTCGGCACTCACTTTACCCGCATCAGATGCATATTGGAGACTATCATTGCCTTTCGGTTCGAACCGTGACCATCCATGGTGCAACCCTTTAGCCAATGGTACACCCAAGTTAAGGGAACTGAGACTTCCACCCACGATGGTGTGTGTATCGGAGATGGATATATTGAAAGACAGAAACATGGGGTTCTGCAATGCATTGGGCGGTGCCGGTAAAAGGGTTGAAACAAAGATTTACAAAGGAGTTGGGCATGCATTTCAAATTCTTCATAATTCTCCATCTTCCCACATTCGAACTCAAGAAATGATTTCACATATTAAGACTTTCATCAACCAGTAA